The following is a genomic window from Candidatus Eremiobacterota bacterium.
CGAACGCGGCGCTCTCGGCGGCGGCGCGACGGTTGCCGTTCTCGTCGTAGCAGTTGGTGTCGAGCAGCGAGACGAGGTGGTCGCCGGAAAGCCGCCACAGCTTCGCGCGGAGCGCGGCGGGATCCCAGCGGCCGCCGTCCTCTTCGGGGAGATCGCGCGTGAAGCTGCGCGTGCGCTGCTGAAAGTCTTCGACCGCTTTGATCAAGCGGCGCAGCTTGTCGGTCTCCGCCGCCTTGCCGCTCGGGAAGGTCGCCGTCGAGGCGAGCTGGCGGAACGAAAGCTTGCGCGCGGGCTGCAGCTCGGCGCGGCGGTACGCATCGAGCGCGAAGAGATCGTGGTCGTCCGGCTTGGTCGCGCGCGGCGCGACCAATTCGGAGATCAGAAACGGCGTGAGATCGAGGTAGTCGTTCGGACGCAGGGGGACGGCGGGATCGAGCAGCGCGTCGCGCCGCAGCACGTAGAGCCGCTGCGCGGCGAAGCGCTCGATCTCCGAGCGCGGCGTCGATTCGAGCGCGAACCGCACGCGCCGTGGCCCGCCCTCGCCGTCGAAGGCCAGCATGTCGGCGGTGCTGGTCATCGCGCCGACCTCGAGCGCGAGCGCGTAGCCGACGGTGTAGCCGCGGCAGAGCGCCAGCAGCCGGTCGACGACGTCCAAAAAGATCCAGCCGACGAGCAGGTCCATCGCCTGAAGATATACGCTGGGCCGCTGGTTGATGTAGCGGTGGGTGAGGTCGTTGCGCAGCTCTTGCAGCGCGAGCAGCTCTTCGTCGAAGCGGCGCGGAAAGAGCGCGTCGAATCCGCCCTCGCCGAGGAGCGGCGCGAAGACGAACCGCTCGTCGAGCGCGTGCGCGCGGTCGAGCGCGCGCACGACCGCGAGCAGCGCGACGAGCAGCTCGCGCGGGAGCGAGTCGTCGCGCCGCTTGGCGTCGCTTTGGTAGAACCGGTCGTAGAGCCGGACCGCGGCGGCGAACTGCGGCGCGGCGTGCTGCTGCACGGCGTCGCGCAGCCGGTTCACCGCGCAGATGAACACGAACGGCGCGAAGCGCAGCGTCTGCAGCCAGCAGTCGTAGAGCTGGTTGAACGCTTCCCGCCAGCGCGCGCTGGCGGCGAGCTCGTCGCCCGCGGCGCACGCCGCGTCGAACGCTTCACGCTCACGCATCCAAAGGTGAAAGTGCTCGGCGAACGGGGTCGGCATCGACGCCAGCACGTCGGCGCAGATCGTTTCGCGCGCGGCCAGCACCGACTCGGGCGGCGCGGTGCGCGGCGAACCGAACAGCTGTTGCAGCCGTCGCCCGACGCCGGCGACCTCGTCGTCGTCCGAGCCCGACAGCAACGCAATGGCGGCATGTACGCCGAGTCCCGCCATGCCGGGGCTGTTCCGAAAGCCCGGCCACGGCACCTTCGCCCGCACATCGCGGCGGGGAGCTCGCCGCAAACGAGACGAACGCCTCGCCGGATGCAGCAGCGCACGCAGGTCGGGATCGTCGGCGCCGGTCCGGCCGGTTTGGTGCTCGCGCTGCTGCTGCGGCGGCGCGGGATCGAGTCGGTCGTGCTCGAGCTGCGCAGCCGGGAGTACTGCGAGCAGCGCGTGCGCGCCGGCGTGCTCGAGCAAGGGACGGTCGACGTGCTCGAGGCGAACGGCGCCGGCGAGCGGATGCGGCGCGAAGGGCTGGTGCACCGGGGCATCTACCTGCGCTTCGGCGGACGCAGCCGCCACATCGACTTTCCCGCGCTGACCGGCAAGACGATCACGGTCTACGGCCAGCACGAGGTCGTCAAAGACTTGATCGCCGTGCACGAGCGCGACGGCACCCCGCTGCACTTCGAGGTGCAGGACGTGCAACTTGCCGGGCTCGACACCGAACGGCCTTCGGTCCGGTATCGCGACGCCGGCGGAGCGGCGTGCGAGCTCGTCTGCGACTTCGTCGCCGGGTGCGACGGGTTTCACGGCGTCTCTCGCGAGGCCGTTCCGACCGCGGCGCTCAGCGTGTTCGAGCGCAGCTATCCGTTCGCGTGGCTGGGGATTCTCTCGGCTTCGCCGGTGGTGTGCGAGGAATTGATCTACGTGCACCACGCGCGCGGGTTCGCGCTGTTCAGCCAGCGCTCGCCGGCGGTGCAGCGCATGTACCTGCAGTGCGCGCCCGACGAAGATCTCGCCGAATGGCCGGACGCGCGCATCTGGTCCGAGCTGCACCGACGGCTCGCGGGCGAAGAGACAGCGGATTTGGTGGAAGGCGAGATCTTGCAGAAGGGCGTGACGGCGATGCGCAGCTTCGTCGTCGAGCCGATGCGCTACGGCCGGTTGTTTCTCGCCGGCGACGCGGCGCACATCGTTCCGCCGACCGGCGCGAAGGGGATGAACCTCGCGGTCGCCGACGTCGTCGTGCTGGCGGACGCGCTCGAGGCGTTCTACGGCGGACACGGCAGCGCGGCGCTCGACGCGTACTCGGAGAGGTGCTTGCGCCGCGTCTGGCGCGCCGAGCGCTTTTCGTGGTGGATGACCTCGATGCTGCACCGGGATCCGTCGGGCGATCCGTTCGGCGAACGGCTGCAGCTCGCCGAGCTGGACTACGTCACGAGCTCGCGCGCCGCCTCGCAAAGCCTGGCGGAGAACTACGTCGGGTTGCCGCTCGAGCTCGCGCGCTAGCGTTTCGCCGAACGTTTCTTCCGGGTCGTTTTCTTGCGCGTCGTCGTTTTCTTGCGGCTCTTCTTTTTGCGCGTCGCGGCCGCGCGCTTCGCGCCGCGTTTGCGCGCCGGCGTCGAACCCTTTCCGGTGCCGCGCTTCTTGCGCGTCGTGGCGGCTTTACGGGCGGATTTCTTCCGGCCGGCGGCGGTGCGGCGCGTGCGCGGCCGGCGGCCGAGCTCGGGCCAGTCTTTTTCGGAGAGGTCGACGCCGTAGTGCTTGGCGGCTTTCTTGATGTTCGCCCAGGCCAGCTCGCGGTCGGCGTCCGGGACGCCGGTGACTTGGTCGAAGCGCGCGACCGCGTTGCGAACGTGCGATTCGTCGGTCAGCGGCTCTTTGCGCTCTTTCGGGAAGGCGTAGACGGAATCGGGCAAGTCGCCGCGTTCGGTGAGCTCGCCGTGCTTTTCGTGGGGTTTCCAGGTCGCTCGGGCCATGCGAATCTGCGCTCCTTTCGGACTCTGCCGGAAACGTGCCCGAATCGGCGCTGCGCTAACCTACGAGCGCACTTCCGCGCGCGCCGCTGCGAGCGGCGGGCGGCGCTCGTGCCAATCCGTCCGTGACTGAAAAACTTGGCCCAGCGCAAACGCGCTCGCCGGATCGCCGGCGACCGCTATCATCTGCATCCCGAGCGGCATCCGCGCGGGCCCGAATCCGATCGGCACGGCGGCGACGGGCAGCGCGAACGCGCTCGCCGGCGTCACCAGCGGAATCGTCTCGGCGCGGAAGCTCTGGTGCGCCGGTGCGAGCGGTGCTTCGGCGCCGGCCGACGGCGCGAGCGCGACGTCGTAGCCGGCGGTTGCCGCCGACCAGGTCGCGCGCGCGTTCGCGATGACGCGGCGCGCCTCGGTCTCGGCGGCTTCGCCGACGCCGAGCGCGTACGCGACCCGCTCGCGAACGTCGTCGCCGTACTGCTCGCGGTGCGGCGCGAAGAGCGGTTCGTGCACGCGCGCCGCGCCGCGCTGCTGCACGGTCGCCGTGGCACCGACCAGCTCGTCGTCCCACCACGTCACGTCGTCGACGACGACGCCCGCGGCGCGCAGCACCGCCGCCGCCGCGTCGCGCGCGGCGGTGACGGTCCGATCGACGCGATCCCAGACGCCGCCGCGCAGCACGCACGCGCGCCGCACGGACACCGGCGCGAGCGGCGCGCCGGCGAGAATTTCGTACACCCGCTGGACCGTCGGGAGGTCGCGCGCGAACGGGCCGGCGGTGTCGAGCCCGATCGTGAGCGGGAAGATGCCGTCGATCGGTAGCGCGCCGGTCGCGGGCCGCAGCCCGCAGACGCCGTTGAGCGCGGAGGGAATACGAATCGAGCCGAGCGTGTCCGTTCCGAGGGCGGCGTCGCACAGCTCGGCGGCGACCGCCGCACCGGAACCTCCGCTCGACCCGCCGACGACCCGTGCGGTGTCCCACGGATTCTTCGTGCGTCCGAAGTGCGGGTTCTCGGTGGTGATTCCCCAAGCGAACTCGTGCGTGTTCGTCTTTCCGAGGATCAGCGCGCCGGCGGCGCGCAGCGCGGCGACCACCGGCGCGTCGTGTTGCGGATCGCGCCGGAAGAACGACGAGCCGGCGCGCGTCGGCAGCCCGGCGACGTCGATGATGTCCTTGACGGCGACCGTCACGCCGTGCAGCGGGCCGCGCGCGGTCGGCGGAATCGCGTCGAGCCGCGCGGCTTCGCGCAGCACCGCCGCCTCGTCGAGCGCGACGTAGCAGTTCAGCGCCGGATCGACCTCGCGGATGCGCGCGAGGAGCTCGTCCGCGCGCCTGGTGACCGTGACGTCGTTCGGCATCAGCGGTGCTTCAGCGCCCGGCCGCGAACCTACTTGCACGCTCATGTTCTCGCGCTTCGGGCTGATCGGAGCGCTCGCGCTCCTGGCCGTCCTCGCGACGCCGGCGCTCGCCGTACGGGCGGGTTCAGCCGCTCGCGCCGTCGACCTCGTTCGGCTCGACGGGGTCGTCGGGCCGGCGTCGGCGCGCCATGTGCTGCGCGCGCTCGATGAGGCGGCTCGCGACGGGTCCCAGGCGCTGGTCCTCGTCCTCGACACGCCGGGCGGGCTGATGAAATCGATGGACGAGATCACCCGGGCGATGCTGAACTCGCCGGTCCCGGTCGTCGTCTACGTCTACCCGCACGGAGCGCGCGCCGCATCCGCCGGCGTCTTCATCACGTACGCGGCGAACCTGGCGGCGATGGCGCCGGCGACGCACCTCGGCGCCGCGCACCCGGTCGGGCTCGGCGCAACCGGCGGCAGCATCGACAAGACCGAGATGACGAAGCTCACCAACGACGCCGTCGCGGAGATTCAAGGCTTCGCCGCGCGTCGCGGGCGCAACGCCGCCTGGGCGGAGCGCGCGGTCCGGCAGAGCGAGACGCTCACCGCCGAGGACGCGCTGCGCCGGCACGTCGTCGACTTGATCGCGGACAGCCCCAGCCAGCTCCTCGCGAAGATCGACGGCCGCACGGTGCAGACGGCGGCCGGAACGCGGGTGCTCACGACGCGAAACGCGCGCGTCACCGAGATTCCGTTCGATCTGGCCGAGCAGTTTTTGGACCTGCTCAGCGATCCGAACGTCGGCTTCATCCTGATGACGATCGGGTTCTACGGGATCGTCTTCGAGCTGAGCAATCCCGGCTTGGTGTTTCCGGGGGTCGTCGGCGGCGTCGCGATGCTGCTGGCGTTCGTCTCGTTCGCGGCGATCTCGGTCAACGTCGCGGGCCTGCTGCTGATCGTGTTCGCGCTCGTGCTCTTCGTGGCGGACATCAAGGTGCCGAGCCATGGCGTGCTGACTGCCGGCGGGATCGGGTCGTTCGTCCTCGGCTCGCTGCTGCTCACCGGCGACCGCGAGCCGTTCCTGCGCATCTCGCTGACGCTGATCGTGACGGTCGCCGTGCTGACGGCGGCGTTCTTCGCGTTCGCCGTCGGCGCGGGCATACGGGCGCAGCGGCGGCGCGTGCAGACCGGACGGGAGGCGTTGATCGGCGCCGAAGGCGTGGCGCGCAGCGAGCTGGCTCCGAACGGCACCGTGTTCGTGCAGGGGGAGCTGTGGAAAGCGGAAAGCGCCGACGGAACGATTCCGGCCGGGCGGCGGGTCCGCGTGGTCGGCGTCGACGGGCTCCGGCTGACGGTTCGTCCGGCCGAGATTCCCGTGTAAGGAGGGAATGCAATGACCACCACGATCT
Proteins encoded in this region:
- a CDS encoding 4-hydroxybenzoate 3-monooxygenase, which produces MQQRTQVGIVGAGPAGLVLALLLRRRGIESVVLELRSREYCEQRVRAGVLEQGTVDVLEANGAGERMRREGLVHRGIYLRFGGRSRHIDFPALTGKTITVYGQHEVVKDLIAVHERDGTPLHFEVQDVQLAGLDTERPSVRYRDAGGAACELVCDFVAGCDGFHGVSREAVPTAALSVFERSYPFAWLGILSASPVVCEELIYVHHARGFALFSQRSPAVQRMYLQCAPDEDLAEWPDARIWSELHRRLAGEETADLVEGEILQKGVTAMRSFVVEPMRYGRLFLAGDAAHIVPPTGAKGMNLAVADVVVLADALEAFYGGHGSAALDAYSERCLRRVWRAERFSWWMTSMLHRDPSGDPFGERLQLAELDYVTSSRAASQSLAENYVGLPLELAR
- a CDS encoding amidase, whose product is MPNDVTVTRRADELLARIREVDPALNCYVALDEAAVLREAARLDAIPPTARGPLHGVTVAVKDIIDVAGLPTRAGSSFFRRDPQHDAPVVAALRAAGALILGKTNTHEFAWGITTENPHFGRTKNPWDTARVVGGSSGGSGAAVAAELCDAALGTDTLGSIRIPSALNGVCGLRPATGALPIDGIFPLTIGLDTAGPFARDLPTVQRVYEILAGAPLAPVSVRRACVLRGGVWDRVDRTVTAARDAAAAVLRAAGVVVDDVTWWDDELVGATATVQQRGAARVHEPLFAPHREQYGDDVRERVAYALGVGEAAETEARRVIANARATWSAATAGYDVALAPSAGAEAPLAPAHQSFRAETIPLVTPASAFALPVAAVPIGFGPARMPLGMQMIAVAGDPASAFALGQVFQSRTDWHERRPPLAAARAEVRS
- a CDS encoding nodulation protein NfeD, which gives rise to MFSRFGLIGALALLAVLATPALAVRAGSAARAVDLVRLDGVVGPASARHVLRALDEAARDGSQALVLVLDTPGGLMKSMDEITRAMLNSPVPVVVYVYPHGARAASAGVFITYAANLAAMAPATHLGAAHPVGLGATGGSIDKTEMTKLTNDAVAEIQGFAARRGRNAAWAERAVRQSETLTAEDALRRHVVDLIADSPSQLLAKIDGRTVQTAAGTRVLTTRNARVTEIPFDLAEQFLDLLSDPNVGFILMTIGFYGIVFELSNPGLVFPGVVGGVAMLLAFVSFAAISVNVAGLLLIVFALVLFVADIKVPSHGVLTAGGIGSFVLGSLLLTGDREPFLRISLTLIVTVAVLTAAFFAFAVGAGIRAQRRRVQTGREALIGAEGVARSELAPNGTVFVQGELWKAESADGTIPAGRRVRVVGVDGLRLTVRPAEIPV